A stretch of Pseudorhodobacter turbinis DNA encodes these proteins:
- a CDS encoding MmcQ/YjbR family DNA-binding protein — protein MQRDQINAFCRALPATTHVVQWGGSDVWKVGGKVFAIVSAEGVSFKTSELMFEVLGHEEGIRPAPYLASRGFKWLQHYGPPGGLPDAELGQALETSYEMIRDALPRKTRAELGV, from the coding sequence ATGCAACGCGATCAGATCAACGCCTTTTGCCGCGCCCTTCCGGCCACAACTCATGTCGTGCAATGGGGTGGCTCCGATGTGTGGAAGGTTGGCGGCAAGGTCTTTGCCATCGTCAGCGCGGAAGGGGTATCGTTCAAGACATCGGAACTTATGTTCGAAGTGCTGGGCCACGAAGAGGGCATTCGCCCTGCCCCCTATCTGGCCTCACGCGGGTTCAAATGGTTGCAGCACTATGGCCCGCCCGGCGGATTACCCGATGCCGAGCTGGGCCAAGCACTTGAAACCTCTTACGAGATGATACGCGACGCCTTACCGCGCAAGACACGCGCCGAATTGGGGGTTTAG
- the nrdF gene encoding class 1b ribonucleoside-diphosphate reductase subunit beta, with amino-acid sequence MNTTTVVPRAINWNRLEDDKDLEVWNRLTVNFWLPEKVPLSNDVQSWATLRPEERELTIRVFTGLTLLDTVQNTLGAPALLPDAQTPHEEAVLTNIAFMEAVHARSYSSIFSTLCTTKEVDEAFRWSEDNPHLQAKARMICEKYAAGADPMKRKIASVFLESFLFYSGFYLPMYWSSRGKLTNTADLIRLIIRDEAVHGYYIGYKFQRALERETPARREELKDYAFALMFDLYEIEAKYTAELYDGIGLSEDVKAFLHYNANKALQNLGYEALFPPAACEVNPAIMAALSPDSENHDFFSGSGSSYVIGKAVATEDDDWDF; translated from the coding sequence ATGAACACCACAACCGTCGTGCCGCGCGCCATCAACTGGAACAGGCTGGAAGACGACAAGGACCTTGAGGTCTGGAACCGGCTTACGGTCAATTTCTGGCTGCCCGAAAAGGTGCCGCTGTCCAATGACGTGCAATCCTGGGCCACCCTGCGCCCCGAAGAGCGCGAGCTGACGATTCGGGTCTTTACCGGGCTGACGCTGCTGGACACGGTGCAGAACACCCTTGGCGCGCCCGCGTTGCTGCCCGATGCGCAAACCCCGCATGAAGAGGCGGTGTTGACCAATATCGCCTTTATGGAGGCGGTTCACGCGCGCAGCTACTCGTCCATCTTCAGCACGCTTTGCACCACCAAAGAGGTGGATGAAGCTTTCCGCTGGTCCGAGGATAACCCGCATTTGCAGGCCAAAGCGCGGATGATCTGTGAGAAATACGCAGCAGGCGCCGACCCGATGAAGCGCAAGATCGCATCGGTGTTTCTGGAAAGCTTCCTGTTTTATTCGGGCTTTTACCTGCCGATGTATTGGTCCAGTCGCGGCAAGCTGACCAATACCGCCGACCTGATCCGGCTGATCATCCGCGATGAGGCGGTGCATGGCTATTACATCGGCTATAAATTCCAGCGCGCGCTGGAACGTGAAACACCTGCGCGCCGCGAAGAGCTGAAGGATTACGCCTTCGCCCTGATGTTCGACCTCTACGAGATCGAGGCAAAATACACCGCCGAGCTTTATGACGGTATCGGGCTTAGCGAGGACGTAAAGGCCTTCTTGCATTACAACGCCAATAAGGCGCTGCAGAACCTCGGCTATGAGGCGCTGTTCCCGCCTGCCGCCTGTGAGGTGAACCCTGCGATCATGGCGGCCCTGTCGCCCGACAGCGAAAACCACGACTTCTTTTCCGGCTCCGGCTCTTCCTATGTCATCGGCAAGGCGGTTGCGACCGAGGACGACGACTGGGATTTCTAA
- the rpoH gene encoding RNA polymerase sigma factor RpoH, with product MSTYANLPAPSPEQGLNRYMQEIRKFPLLEPEEEYMLAKRWVDHQDSTAAHKMVTSHLRLAAKIAMGYRGYGLPQAEVISEANVGLMQAVKRFDPEKGFRLATYAMWWIRASIQEYILRSWSLVKLGTTSAQKKLFFNLRKAKSKLGALEEGDLRPENVARIATELNVTEAEVISMNRRMSGGDASLNVTVGSDGEGSTQWQDWLEDEDSDQANDYAEKDEMDTRREMMIEAMSVLNDREKDILVQRRLNEVPVTLEELSETYSVSRERIRQIEVRAFEKLQDKMRELAREKGMAIPA from the coding sequence ATGAGTACATATGCAAACCTGCCAGCCCCAAGCCCCGAACAGGGCCTGAACCGCTATATGCAGGAAATCCGCAAGTTTCCCCTGTTGGAACCTGAAGAAGAATACATGCTCGCCAAACGCTGGGTGGACCACCAAGACAGCACGGCGGCGCATAAAATGGTCACCTCGCATCTGCGACTGGCGGCGAAAATTGCAATGGGCTACCGTGGTTATGGCTTGCCGCAGGCCGAGGTGATCTCGGAGGCGAACGTGGGCCTGATGCAGGCGGTGAAACGCTTTGATCCCGAAAAGGGGTTCCGTTTGGCGACCTATGCGATGTGGTGGATTCGCGCCAGCATTCAGGAATATATCCTGCGGTCATGGTCTTTGGTAAAACTTGGCACGACCTCGGCGCAAAAGAAGCTGTTTTTCAACCTGCGCAAAGCCAAGTCCAAACTCGGCGCGCTGGAAGAGGGCGATTTGCGCCCTGAAAACGTCGCCCGGATTGCCACTGAATTGAACGTGACAGAGGCAGAGGTGATCTCTATGAACCGGCGTATGTCGGGGGGGGATGCCTCGTTGAACGTGACGGTGGGCTCTGACGGCGAGGGGTCTACGCAATGGCAGGACTGGCTTGAGGATGAAGACAGCGATCAAGCCAATGATTACGCCGAAAAGGATGAGATGGACACCCGCCGCGAGATGATGATCGAGGCGATGTCTGTCTTGAACGACCGCGAAAAGGACATCTTGGTACAGCGCCGTTTGAACGAGGTGCCTGTCACGCTGGAAGAGCTTTCGGAAACCTACAGCGTATCGCGCGAACGTATCCGTCAGATCGAAGTGCGGGCGTTTGAAAAGCTGCAAGACAAAATGCGAGAGCTTGCGCGCGAAAAGGGGATGGCGATCCCCGCCTAA
- a CDS encoding DUF6476 family protein yields the protein MEQAPAPEGLPPSLRFLKGLVIALMITMIVAVITVVAVIVTRMPQSFVSQPAALPQLPSAITLPEGTKAQAATFGEGWIAIVTDDNRMLIYSTQGSLQQEVTLLTR from the coding sequence ATGGAACAGGCTCCGGCACCGGAAGGGCTTCCGCCCAGCCTCAGGTTTCTAAAAGGATTGGTGATCGCATTGATGATCACCATGATTGTCGCGGTCATAACCGTGGTCGCGGTGATTGTCACCCGCATGCCACAAAGCTTTGTATCCCAACCGGCCGCCTTGCCACAATTGCCAAGCGCCATTACCCTACCCGAAGGTACCAAAGCGCAAGCCGCGACCTTCGGTGAAGGCTGGATCGCCATTGTGACTGATGACAATCGCATGCTGATATACTCCACTCAGGGCAGTTTACAGCAAGAGGTCACTTTACTTACACGCTAG
- the nrdE gene encoding class 1b ribonucleoside-diphosphate reductase subunit alpha — translation MLDVVKPALDYHALNAMLNLYDDAGNIRFDADRKAAREYFLQHVNQNTVFFHSLDEKLGYLVEEGYYEGEVLDQYSKNFQRKIWEAAFGAKFRFPTFLGAFKYYTSYTLKTRDGQRYLERYEDRVVMVALALARGDETQAMRFMEEIIAGRFQPATPTFLNAGKASRGELISCFLLRLEDNMESIGRGINSALQLSKRGGGVALMLTNLREAGAPIKGIENQSSGVIPVMKLLEDSFSYANQLGARQGAGAVYLNAHHPDIFQFLDTKRENADEKIRIKTLSLGVVIPDITFELAKKNEDMYLFSPHDVAKVYGVPFSEISVTEKYAEMVDDKRIKKKKINAREFFQTIAEIQFESGYPYVMFEDTVNRANPIAGRISMSNLCSEILQVNRASEFNDDLSYSKMGTDISCNLGSLNIAATMDGPGFGATIEAAVRALTAVSEMSAIDSVPSVRHGNDEAHAIGLGQMNLHGFLARERIHYGSSEGVEFTSVYFAAVAYHAIRASNLLAQERGKTFVGFEDSTYADGSFFDKYTTRDWLPTSEDVTRVFANITLPTRADWEVLKADVMAHGLYNRNLQAVPPTGSISYINNSTSSIHPIVSKIEVRKEGKIGRVYYPAAFMNNDNLEYYRDAYEIGPDAIIDTYAAATEHVDQGLSLTLFFPAEATTRDINRAQIYAWKKGIKTIYYIRLRQSVLEGTEVEGCVSCSL, via the coding sequence ATGCTCGACGTCGTAAAGCCTGCGCTGGATTACCACGCATTAAATGCCATGCTAAACCTCTATGATGATGCGGGGAACATCCGCTTTGATGCTGACCGCAAGGCTGCACGAGAGTATTTCTTGCAGCACGTCAATCAAAATACCGTTTTCTTTCATAGCCTTGATGAAAAACTCGGCTATTTGGTCGAGGAAGGCTATTACGAAGGCGAAGTGCTGGATCAATATTCCAAGAACTTTCAGCGCAAGATCTGGGAGGCAGCATTTGGCGCCAAGTTCCGTTTTCCGACCTTCCTTGGGGCGTTCAAATATTACACCAGCTACACGCTGAAAACCCGTGACGGGCAGCGCTATTTGGAACGCTATGAGGACCGTGTGGTCATGGTCGCCCTTGCGCTGGCCCGCGGTGATGAAACCCAAGCCATGCGCTTTATGGAAGAGATCATCGCAGGCCGCTTCCAGCCCGCCACGCCGACGTTTTTGAACGCAGGCAAGGCATCACGCGGCGAGCTGATTTCGTGTTTCCTGCTGCGGCTCGAAGACAACATGGAAAGCATCGGTCGCGGCATCAACTCCGCGCTGCAACTGTCCAAGCGTGGCGGCGGTGTGGCCTTGATGCTGACCAACCTGCGCGAGGCGGGTGCACCGATCAAAGGGATCGAGAACCAGTCCTCGGGCGTCATTCCGGTGATGAAACTGCTAGAAGACAGCTTTAGCTATGCCAACCAATTGGGCGCGCGTCAGGGTGCGGGGGCGGTTTACCTCAATGCCCACCACCCCGATATTTTCCAGTTCCTTGATACCAAGCGCGAAAATGCCGATGAAAAGATCCGCATCAAAACCCTGTCGCTTGGCGTGGTGATCCCCGATATCACCTTTGAATTGGCCAAAAAAAATGAGGATATGTACCTCTTCTCGCCGCATGACGTGGCCAAAGTTTACGGCGTTCCCTTCTCGGAAATCTCGGTCACCGAGAAATACGCCGAGATGGTGGATGACAAGCGGATCAAGAAAAAGAAGATCAACGCGCGGGAATTTTTCCAGACCATCGCGGAAATCCAGTTCGAATCCGGCTACCCCTATGTGATGTTCGAAGACACCGTGAACCGCGCCAACCCGATTGCGGGCCGGATCAGCATGTCGAACCTGTGTTCGGAAATTTTGCAGGTCAACCGCGCGTCGGAATTCAATGACGACCTTAGCTATTCCAAAATGGGTACCGATATTTCGTGCAACCTTGGCAGCCTGAATATTGCCGCCACGATGGACGGCCCCGGTTTCGGCGCCACGATTGAGGCCGCCGTGCGCGCGCTGACGGCTGTGTCCGAGATGTCGGCGATCGATTCCGTGCCCTCGGTCCGTCACGGCAATGATGAGGCCCATGCCATCGGCCTTGGCCAGATGAACCTGCACGGCTTCCTTGCGCGCGAACGCATTCACTACGGCAGCTCGGAAGGCGTCGAATTCACCTCCGTTTACTTTGCCGCCGTTGCCTATCACGCGATCCGCGCCTCCAATCTTTTGGCGCAAGAGCGTGGCAAGACTTTCGTCGGCTTTGAGGATTCAACCTATGCGGACGGGTCGTTCTTTGACAAATATACCACCCGTGACTGGCTCCCCACATCCGAGGATGTCACCCGTGTGTTTGCCAACATCACCCTGCCCACTCGCGCCGATTGGGAGGTGCTCAAGGCCGATGTCATGGCCCACGGGCTTTACAATCGTAACCTGCAAGCGGTGCCACCGACCGGTTCGATCAGCTATATCAACAACTCCACCTCCTCGATCCATCCGATTGTCTCCAAGATCGAAGTGCGCAAGGAAGGCAAGATCGGCCGCGTCTATTACCCGGCCGCCTTCATGAACAATGACAATCTGGAATACTACCGCGACGCCTATGAAATCGGGCCGGATGCGATCATCGACACCTATGCTGCCGCGACCGAACATGTGGATCAAGGCCTGTCCCTGACCCTGTTCTTCCCCGCTGAGGCTACGACGCGCGATATCAACCGCGCCCAGATCTATGCCTGGAAAAAGGGCATTAAAACCATTTATTACATTCGCTTGCGTCAATCTGTCCTTGAAGGGACAGAGGTTGAAGGCTGCGTCTCCTGCTCGCTGTAA
- a CDS encoding response regulator: protein MNVQRSDPLQHAPQAYTATDEIKRQLDHLWRERWVRTALPVIALLLTIIYLPIWFSILAIVINLGAEFLSMTFMRGLDPTRQPKRYLYVIGCMFIIHFSFCLPAVLIWQQNLYNAKAFSVGLLMATLMQLISARSIHLPFGYIGLWAAVLSAVCGNTYYWVQLHDFSGLFLTSLGIFCGVGYTVVAMHTSHRLHRDSALDRQAALDSNRAKSRFLAQVSHELRTPLNAILGMGHAELRRNRDALGKTRLSVLIASAEGLSTLLDDILDMSAIEAGSLPIRPLQVCPSEEIAATLALYQPAITEAGLTLCQNIDASLEKTWVLDPQRLRQCLSNLLSNALKSTKQGGINIIAGSKTDAEGKPLLCIDIYDSGPGIPPHLHDKVFEPFCTGRARTSGSGLGLSISRTLARQMGGDLVIAANTADQSGAHLVLTIQMNTVQEPPTASTAPSAAGPTTIAGMTILVVDDVATNRLVAATYLRMLGANMLEATSGAEALTILERNHPDLVLLDMNMPDMNGLETLARIRALPGDIASLPVIAMTADAMAEHRSFYLGSGLDGYLAKPITPSRIEAEVAAVLGEATPF from the coding sequence ATGAATGTTCAAAGGAGCGACCCCCTGCAACATGCGCCGCAAGCCTATACCGCAACCGATGAGATCAAGCGTCAGCTTGACCATCTGTGGCGTGAAAGATGGGTCAGAACGGCGCTGCCGGTCATCGCGCTTTTATTGACCATCATCTATTTGCCGATCTGGTTTTCCATTCTGGCAATTGTCATCAACCTTGGCGCCGAGTTTCTGTCCATGACCTTCATGCGCGGACTTGACCCGACACGCCAACCCAAACGCTATCTCTACGTGATAGGCTGTATGTTCATCATACATTTCAGCTTTTGCCTGCCGGCGGTCCTGATCTGGCAACAAAATCTCTATAACGCCAAGGCCTTTTCTGTCGGGCTTCTCATGGCCACGCTGATGCAGCTTATCTCGGCGCGCAGCATCCATCTGCCCTTCGGTTACATCGGGTTGTGGGCCGCTGTGCTGTCAGCTGTGTGTGGCAATACTTATTACTGGGTCCAGCTGCACGATTTCTCCGGGCTATTCCTGACCTCGCTGGGAATTTTCTGCGGCGTTGGCTATACGGTGGTCGCAATGCACACCAGCCACCGCTTGCACCGCGATTCTGCATTGGACCGTCAGGCAGCACTGGACAGCAATCGCGCCAAAAGCCGGTTTCTGGCGCAGGTCAGCCATGAGTTGCGCACCCCTTTGAACGCTATTTTGGGCATGGGTCATGCTGAGCTGCGCCGCAACCGTGACGCGCTTGGCAAAACCCGCTTGTCGGTGCTTATCGCCTCGGCCGAGGGGCTTTCGACCCTGCTTGATGACATTCTGGACATGTCCGCGATTGAGGCGGGTAGCCTGCCCATCCGCCCCCTGCAAGTGTGCCCCAGCGAAGAGATCGCCGCGACCCTTGCACTTTATCAACCCGCCATTACCGAGGCGGGGCTGACACTGTGCCAGAACATCGATGCAAGTCTGGAAAAGACTTGGGTGCTGGATCCGCAGCGGCTGCGCCAGTGTTTGTCCAATCTGTTATCCAATGCGCTCAAAAGCACAAAGCAGGGTGGCATTAATATCATCGCGGGCAGCAAAACCGATGCCGAGGGCAAGCCATTGCTGTGCATAGATATATACGACAGCGGGCCCGGCATCCCCCCACATCTGCACGACAAGGTGTTTGAGCCTTTCTGCACAGGCCGCGCAAGGACATCGGGCAGCGGGCTTGGGCTTTCGATCAGCCGCACATTGGCACGGCAAATGGGCGGGGATTTGGTGATCGCTGCCAACACAGCCGATCAAAGCGGCGCGCATCTTGTTCTGACGATCCAGATGAACACCGTGCAAGAGCCCCCCACCGCCAGCACCGCGCCCTCTGCCGCCGGTCCCACCACGATAGCGGGGATGACCATTCTGGTGGTTGATGACGTCGCCACAAACCGGTTGGTTGCCGCCACTTACCTGCGGATGCTCGGGGCCAATATGCTAGAGGCGACCAGCGGCGCCGAGGCTTTGACGATCCTTGAACGCAACCACCCTGACCTTGTGCTGCTGGATATGAACATGCCGGATATGAACGGGCTGGAAACACTTGCAAGGATACGCGCTTTGCCCGGTGACATCGCCTCATTGCCCGTTATTGCCATGACGGCCGACGCGATGGCAGAGCATCGCTCTTTCTATCTGGGCAGCGGCCTTGACGGCTATTTGGCGAAACCAATCACCCCGTCGCGGATCGAGGCAGAAGTTGCTGCTGTTTTAGGC
- a CDS encoding RluA family pseudouridine synthase → MANSSLPVLHVTIGEAPPDRLDKALARDVPEEASLSRSRLMKMIGQGLVALDDTPVVNPKARVEEGQVYALTLEPAVDVDTLAEDIPLTVVWEDADLIVVDKPAGMVVHPAPGSWTGTLVNALLHHFGGNLSGVGGEKRPGIVHRIDKETSGLLVVAKSDRAHHGLAAQFEAHTVNRRYLAIVNGAPSAADPRLRGINGASFELGNILRIATNLARHRTDRQKQAIYFDGVGRHAVTRARTLETFGTPPVAALVECWLETGRTHQIRVHMAYAGHGLIGDPTYGGKRRVSEKALGAAAVAAVEGFGRQALHAATLGFAHPVTGEMLEFSSELPEDMKNLLTAIGHAG, encoded by the coding sequence ATGGCCAATTCATCCTTGCCTGTTTTGCATGTCACCATCGGGGAGGCCCCGCCTGACCGCCTTGATAAGGCGCTTGCGCGTGATGTGCCAGAAGAAGCGTCATTGTCACGCTCTCGTTTGATGAAGATGATTGGACAGGGGTTGGTCGCGCTGGACGACACCCCCGTCGTCAACCCCAAAGCGCGGGTAGAGGAGGGGCAGGTCTATGCCCTGACGCTGGAACCGGCGGTGGATGTCGATACGTTGGCCGAGGATATCCCGCTGACTGTGGTCTGGGAAGATGCCGATCTGATCGTGGTCGATAAACCGGCGGGCATGGTGGTGCATCCGGCACCGGGGTCATGGACGGGTACGTTGGTCAATGCGCTGCTTCATCATTTTGGCGGCAATCTGTCGGGTGTGGGTGGCGAAAAACGCCCCGGCATCGTGCACCGCATCGATAAGGAGACCAGTGGCCTGTTGGTCGTGGCGAAATCTGACCGCGCGCATCACGGCTTGGCCGCGCAGTTTGAGGCGCATACCGTCAATCGCCGCTATCTGGCCATTGTGAACGGTGCACCGAGTGCCGCGGATCCGCGTTTGCGGGGCATTAATGGCGCCAGCTTTGAGCTGGGGAATATCTTGCGCATCGCGACCAATCTGGCCCGCCACCGCACCGACCGTCAAAAACAGGCGATCTATTTCGACGGGGTGGGGCGTCATGCGGTCACGCGGGCGCGTACACTTGAAACATTTGGCACGCCGCCTGTGGCCGCCCTTGTGGAGTGTTGGCTGGAAACCGGGCGCACCCATCAGATCCGTGTTCATATGGCCTATGCGGGCCACGGGTTGATCGGGGACCCTACCTATGGTGGCAAGCGTCGTGTTAGCGAAAAGGCGCTGGGGGCCGCTGCCGTTGCCGCAGTTGAAGGTTTTGGCCGCCAAGCCCTGCACGCAGCGACCTTGGGGTTTGCGCATCCGGTCACAGGTGAAATGCTGGAGTTTTCCTCGGAGTTGCCGGAGGATATGAAGAATTTGTTAACGGCAATCGGGCATGCTGGGTGA